CAGACTCCAGAGAAGATCCTCACATTTCCTAGGAAgcgttgtttttttttgttgttgttgttgttgttgtttttctgggAAGCTTTTTTAACATTAAAGGGTCAGGGTAGAGTCCAGGAACCTGACTTTTAACAATACCCCAGAGGAAGCATTGTGCTAAATAGAAGTAATAGAGCtagcaaaaaaagaagaagaaagaagaaaaggaagaagaaaaaagaaggaagaagaagagaaggaagaagaagagggggaaaaggaggaggaagaagaggaagaaggaagaagaaagaagaagcaataatcagaaaaacaaaaaagcaccaGGAAAGTACAGagccacagaaataaaatcattacAGGTTAAGAAGGCATCAAAATTTTGGTCAGAAAAGTTTCCAATGGGGTGGGACAGAATGCCCATTACCAAGGGTTGTGAGCCAACAGCAGGGATTAGGGAGGCTGCAAACATAGGCTTCCCTAACGGGAGTTTTGTGGTTACTCAAAGCTGTGGATGGATGTCCCAGGGTAGCAGACACACCCAAGTCCTGCTCTTCAACAATGCATCGTGCCCTTTGAGAAGGCAATCTGGCAGTATGTTTATGGAAGCCCTCAAAAATGTCATATTTGACTCAGTAACCCCATTTCTAGGAAATAGGAaatacttaaaaagtaaaatgtcttATGAACAAAGATACATCACAGGAGTGGAGAGGTTCAAAGTTATATCACACCTTGAATTTAAAATGCTGAGGGgctggtggctcactcctgtaatcccagcactttgggaggccgaggcgggcagatcacaaggtcaggagctatagaacagcctgaccaacatggtgaaacctcatctctactaaaaatacaaaagttagccagccatggtggcacacgcctttagtcccagctactcaggaggctgaggcacaagaatcgcttgaacctgggaggtggaggttgcagtgagccaagatctcaccactgcactctagcctaggtgacagagtgagactccatccaaaaaaaaaaaaaaaaaaaaaagcggaggAAAACATCCAACTCAAAAGCTCACTATTACCCATCAGATTTGTCTTCAAATCCTAAACATCCCATGGCTTTTGTCCTCCCCAACCTTCCAGTGACTCCAAAGCACACAGAGCATATGCTACACACTGTTCTAGTCTTTTTACCTGTCTGCTTCCCTCACTACATTAGAAGCTCCTTGAAAGTAAAAACTATGTTTTATGCATCTTTAAATCCTCTTGGAttcaaacatttgctgaatgaatgatcCATTCCCCCATTAAATCTCACCTCCACTCTAACATGCACAAAGCAACAGTATCTCAGCCCCATTAGAAATCCCACTTTCCTCCCCCACTGTCCTGGTCCCTGCTTACCTGCGTAGAAGTGATAGAAGGGCCACCAGACAGCACTGTTTGGGATATAGGTAAGCAGTGAAGCCACATAGCCTCGATAGAAGCCGCGAAGCCCATCAGCCTGCAGGATCTGCCTGATGATGTCCTTGGTTTGGCCAAAGGCAACTACCCCTTGTCCCTCTGGGTTCCCCCGCACCTGAAAGCGGCCCATTTTCTCACCCTTGCGCTGCATCATGAGGTGCTGGGAGACTACATCAATGGGTACTGTGATGCTCTGGGCCACAAGGGAGGCTGAGCCACCAGCCACCAGTGATTTGACTGTGTTACTCTGGCTGTAGTCAGCCACAAACTTCCGGGTGAGCTCATAAGTGGTGACATAACACTGGCCAGAGATGAGGGTGAAGGTATTGACCAGGAACCCTCGGTAGAGGCCAGTGATACCATCTGCTCGCAGGATCTTGA
This DNA window, taken from Macaca mulatta isolate MMU2019108-1 chromosome 1, T2T-MMU8v2.0, whole genome shotgun sequence, encodes the following:
- the SLC25A44 gene encoding solute carrier family 25 member 44 isoform X3; the protein is MEDKRNIQIIEWEHLDKKKFYVFGVAMTMMIRVSVYPFTLIRTRLQVQKGKSLYHGTFDAFIKILRADGITGLYRGFLVNTFTLISGQCYVTTYELTRKFVADYSQSNTVKSLVAGGSASLVAQSITVPIDVVSQHLMMQRKGEKMGRFQVRGNPEGQGVVAFGQTKDIIRQILQADGLRGFYRGYVASLLTYIPNSAVWWPFYHFYAG